The window TAATATAAGGTTAAATTTATGACCGCTGTATCGTAAACCCGGTGATCCGTATTGCGTATTCATTTAAATTGTGGTTTAAACGGAACATGAAAAAAAGATATTATCGTTCCGGGAAAAAAAACTCCGACTCCAGACCAGCACGTCCCATTATCTACCCCGAACTGACTGCAGGGGCAGACAAGGGATTGAAAAAAGTATTCAGCCGGATAGGTGTTCCCCAAAAACAGCCATTCACACCGGACCCGTTCCAGGTTGAGGCCCTCGAAGCCATCAACTCATCGGACTGCCTTGTCACAGCCCCCACGGGTGCCGGAAAAACCTGGATTGCAGAACAGGCCGCCAAAAGGATATTGGAAAGCCACGGCAAAGTGTGGTATGCCACGCCATTAAAGGCGCTGACCAATTCCATCCATGCCGGATTCTCCAAAATTTTCGGCAAGGAAAAGGTGGGCATTCTCACCGGCGACATCAAGGAAAATACAAACGCAGACATCATCATCGGCACCACCGAGATTTTAAGAAACCAGCTCTACGATGCCATGTACACGGGACAGAACCTGAAATGCGATCTGATTATCCTGGATGAAGCCCACTATCTTGGCGATGCCGAACGTGGTGTGGTGTGGGAGGAGATCATGATCTACCTGCCCGTGCGTATTCCATTGCTTTTACTGTCAGCCACCATCGGCAACCCCGACCAGATTGCCGGCTGGCTGTCCACCATTCGGGATAAAGCGTGCAAAGTGGTGGAAAACACCACGCGGCCTGTACCTTTGTTTCCTTTGTTTTTTCATCCGTCAGGCACCCTTTATCCCTTGCTTGAAAAAACAGGAAAAGACAGCAAGCGGTCCCGCCTTCATAAAAAAGTGTACGAATTCAACCAGTCGGGAAAACGCGGCACACTGGCACCGCCGGGCAAACTGCCCAGATTTGCGGATATCCTCAAGGTTCTTTCCCACTTTGACCTGCTGCCGGCCATCTTTTTTTTAAAATCCCGGGCAGAGTGCGACCAGGCAATAAAATTATGCGACAGCAGCCTGCTGGAAAACGCCCCTGAAAAAAAACAGGCCCTCATGGACCGCCTGGTGCAGCTTACGGCTAACAATCCCCACCTGTCCGCCCATCCCCAGCGGCCCTATCTGGAAGAGACCGCCACGGCAGCCCACCATTCA is drawn from uncultured Desulfobacter sp. and contains these coding sequences:
- a CDS encoding DEAD/DEAH box helicase; amino-acid sequence: MKKRYYRSGKKNSDSRPARPIIYPELTAGADKGLKKVFSRIGVPQKQPFTPDPFQVEALEAINSSDCLVTAPTGAGKTWIAEQAAKRILESHGKVWYATPLKALTNSIHAGFSKIFGKEKVGILTGDIKENTNADIIIGTTEILRNQLYDAMYTGQNLKCDLIILDEAHYLGDAERGVVWEEIMIYLPVRIPLLLLSATIGNPDQIAGWLSTIRDKACKVVENTTRPVPLFPLFFHPSGTLYPLLEKTGKDSKRSRLHKKVYEFNQSGKRGTLAPPGKLPRFADILKVLSHFDLLPAIFFLKSRAECDQAIKLCDSSLLENAPEKKQALMDRLVQLTANNPHLSAHPQRPYLEETATAAHHSGHLPAWKVVVETLMAEGLLDAMFATSTVAAGVNFPARSVVILNSDRFNGRDFLSLTPSEFQQMAGRAGRRGMDNIGFATVLPGKYMDVSLVAKLVDAPPLNVDSQIKIDFSMVLNLLLSNTPEQVRTLLEKSFASYLIAIGADAGKSGRTARKKFGNDMEYLWLDFTDHMDFLIQEGFVTPEGEKPCALTEDGIWASKLRIDSPLLVAQSLRDKLLPEHDPALLAAMMASFVNEKEFKDDPLFNTALSKRLKDAFLVLRRGLKPFAIKMLNAGFPAPNLFIQPASLVYAWAHDTPWDELMQKSDFAEGDFARLILRTAENLRQMTHLDQDFPVFAKTAAQAIDLILKAPVVTVY